A DNA window from Engystomops pustulosus chromosome 6, aEngPut4.maternal, whole genome shotgun sequence contains the following coding sequences:
- the LOC140065285 gene encoding phospholipase A2 inhibitor and Ly6/PLAUR domain-containing protein-like yields MSVLLVLAGLVLLVSPGLGLECVQCTDNYNTSCSGNVKNCSGEELCVSIITQSVAANGKRSFTFERDCGAAEWCNFTAAMSSLLSMQIRSTCCSTDSCTPPEPSLEPKVNKSSNEIQCPVCLSHSLRKCVASTVQNCTGDEKFCSLYELKNSAGLTFIKGCASESFCRAPQRKKLENGKLTMGVIKCGSDALQTPLLLLIALLGTLTCVV; encoded by the exons ATGAGCGTCCTCCTGGTCCTGGCCGGTTTGGTTCTCCTCGTGTCTCCAG GGCTGGGCCTGGAGTGTGTCCAGTGCACTGATAACTACAACACCTCGTGTTCTGGGAACGTGAAGAACTGCTCCggagaggagctgtgtgtgtccatcATCACCCAGTCCGTGGCCGCAA atggAAAAAGATCCTTCACATTTGAACGAGACTGTGGAGCTGCCGAATGGTGTAACTTCACGGCGGCCATGAGCAGCCTCCTCTCCATGCAGATCCGGAGCACCTGCTGCAGCACAGACTCCTGCACCCCACCGGAGCCCTCCCTGG AGCCGAAGGTGAACAAGTCGAGCAACGAGATCCAGTGTCCCGTCTGCCTGAGCCACAGCCTAAGGAAATGTGTCGCCTCCACGGTCCAGAACTGCACCGGAGACGAGAAGTTCTGCTCCCTGTATGAGCTGAAGAATAGCGCAG GGTTGACGTTCATTAAGGGCTGCGCCAGCGAGTCCTTCTGCCGTGCGCCTCAGAGGAAGAAACTGGAAAACGGGAAGCTGACGATGGGAGTGATAAAGTGTGGGAGCGACGCTCTGCAGACCCCGCTCCTCCTGCTCATCGCTCTTCTGGGGACATTGACTTGTGTTGTGTAA